A segment of the Candida albicans SC5314 chromosome 2, complete sequence genome:
TTTAAACTattgtgaaaaaaagaaaaatggcaaaaaaaaatgtaagtaaaaaaaaaatattagaTATCAATCGCAtcataaatcaattacGAATGCCCATAATACAATTCTTGAAATACAATCTGTATGATATGTGGTTTCTATTCCATTAGACTATGTACAATGTAATATAAATGCTCCTATCATTCTATGCCGTATACACAAATTACTTTGAAACTTCTTCAACGTCTAAAGTTTGCAACACAAAGTCTTTTCCATCAGCAGATATGAGTTTGACTTGATATCTACCAACATCTGTTATCTCTGATAAAGTTTCTTCTGGGGTGTCCAAATAAGAAACAGCAATTTCCCCATCAAGGGATTCCCCAGTTAATTTTCTTATGGTTTGGATAACCACATCTTTGCCAAATGGCAATTCTTTGGCATCGATAGTTATTAATTTTGGCAATTTATCGGAAACTTCataaattttatcaaatttggtGTCATCAAGTTCTTGTCCCGGGGTGACAAAGTTTTCTCCAGCGCTGTTGGCAATATctgatttcaaatcattgatttgCACTTGCAAGTCTTGTTTATCTACTTTGTTTGAAGATTTTTTAGTAGATGTCTTTTTCATGGAGCTGAACAATGTAGATAATTCTTCTAATGACATAGCTGTAGGCTCCGTCTCTTCAACAATATCgacaatttcttcaacagtttcttcttcaggtTTGGTCTttttaactttttctttcttgatTTCCATTTCAGGTTCAACAACTGGTATTTTTGGTGGACAATCTGCATTCACATAACATGCTTTATTGGCAacatataaataatttttcataaacCCTGGTTTAACAAGTTTGATTTCACCTTTGACCCCAACATGTGGTATGTCCTGCAATAATTGTACTTGAACATATTTAGATACGGTTTTCTTTGGTCTTCCTGGTCTATAATTTCTAATGGAATTCAATACTCCATAATTTCTTAGAAACAAAGAACTTCTTATCGTAGAATTTAACATTGCTAATGTATGTGAATAAATATCAAAGTACTCAACCAACCTGTTTTgagaaatgaaaattttttatggaccttttttttttggtggtttcTGTTTTGGCGGTGGAAGCGAGAAGTGTAAACACACATTAATTTGGGATTTTCTcttaactttttttttttccatagGCCACGGATACAACTCATCGACCTACAAGATTGCattttttatcaatggATTTTGAAGAAGAGACTACCGTTTGCACAATATGTCACGAAAACAAGTCTAAATATACATGTCCGGCTTGTGAAATAAAAACATGTTCATTGCTGTGTTACAATAAACATAAATATGAAAGAGATTGTACTGGGAAAGTTGATTCTAATAAATACTTGAACCGAAACGAGTTAGCAGCTGATCCAGTGCATTTGAATAGAGattacaattttttaaacaatGTGGATAGAAAAATACATGTTGGCAAAGAAGATATAGTAAAACTGGCGAAAAATGTGTTTAAACGTACCCGAAATCAATCACAAGCCTCGGGTAACAAGAGATATAAGCgtaatgaagaagataacACCGATAAACGAATAACGGCAGtgaaaaagatatttttaaatgatcCTAACATTAGCATTAAACGGGAAAACACTTTAATAGTCCTGTTACCCATCGGCATGTCAAGATCaaatacaaacaaaacagGGTTTGacaaaaagttgaattCATTTGTGTGGACTATAGAATGGATAATGTTAAACGAACAAGGTGAACAAGTGACAAAATTTATAAGTTATAGATTAAAGGAGTCATTGGTTTTGCAGGACTCGGTGCCAAtgaatattatcaataacaaattcACCAAACCCGTGGAAAAATGCTATTTAAAGTTCTATTTACATGATGTGATACATAAGGGCAAAATGATACGATTGAATGGTGGAGACAAAATATCCGATGTGTTGAAAGATAAAATTGTACTCGAATATCCCACAATATATGTTGCTGCAAATGACGAGTGTTTACAAGATAGAATTATAGATAGCCTTCAATTGGCCgaggaggaagaagatgaCACCACTGACTCAAGTGAGGATGATTCTAGTGACTCGGAgagtgatgatgatgatagtGATAGTGGTAGTGAAACCAGTAGTATTGGAGACGGTTCAGGTGAAGATAACGATTCTGATTCGGCACCCGAAGAGACATCTCTGAAACTACCACCTTTTTCACAGAAATTCTTTGAAGCGTCAGCTGAGCCAAAACCAATAATAGAAGAGATAGGATCTAACAAGACTGTAGAAGAACCATAACGaatgaatataaaataCTTGTATTATGTAGTGCCAATAAAAGTTGAAACGGTCGCACTACTTTTTAGTCCTGTTGGTTTGTGCACTATTTTGTGTCAGAAACTGATCTATGAAAATGATGGTTATTATGAGAATGGAAAACTTTTCCATCACACATCAGGTGATGACAGAACTAAACTATATTGTATAGTATAAATAAGGGTATGAAATACCAACATCCCAGAATATTAATTATATAGAAGGGAAGGAGTTTTAATATATATCTTGTGAATAACAACTTCGTTCTAATTCACTATACACAACTAGGCGTGTACACGCTCAATCTCAGGTAAAGAAAGTTTATATTCCATCAAGTCCCATCtgttaaatatttttgtatctttttatttttatttttttttcttttaatttcatttacaTACATTAACACATCTACTAACCATATATCACGAGATACAAAGGCAAGATGTCTATAATTTTCAGAAAGAGACTAGATTCTGATAGAAATATAGACGCATCACTATATTTTGGAAATATAGATCCACAAGTTACGGAGTTGTTAATGTATGAGTTGTTCATCCAATTTGGTCCCgtcaaatcaatcaatatgCCAAAGGATCGTATATTGAAAACACACCAGGGGTATGGATTTGTCGAATTTAAAAACTCAGCAGATGCCAAATATACTATGGAAATACTACGAGGAATAAGACTTTATGGAAAAgcattgaaattgaaacgAATTGATGCCAAGTCTCAGtcatcaacaaacaacccaaataatcaaacaataGGAACATTTGTACAATCAGATTTGATCAATCCAAATTACATAGATGTTGGAGCTAAActatttatcaacaatctTAATCCATTGGTCGATGAATCCTTTTTAATGGATACGTTTAGTAAGTTTGGAACCCTTATAAGAAACCCAATAATTAGACGTGATTCAGAGGGACACTCTTTGGGATACGGATTTCTTACGTACGATGACTTTGAAAGTAGTGATTTATGcatacaaaaaatgaaCAACACGATTTTGATGAATAACAAAATTGCTATCAGTTATGCATTCAAGGATCTAAGTGTTGATGGGAAGAAATCCCGGCATGGAGATCAAGTGGAGCGGAAATTGGCTGAAAGTGccaaaaagaataatttgTTGGTAACGAAAACTTCTAAGGCAGGTACGACGAAGGGAAATAAAAGGAAGAATAAACCACATAAAGTGACCAAACCATGAGACAAAGAGTTAgtcccccccccccctctcAAAATAAGTAGAGTATCACCGTAGTTTatgaaacaattgatatattAAGCTTCTCTGAATCGGGTGTGGCATCAATGTAGAGCTTTAACATTTATTTCCTTAAAAGTTAGAATTAAAGCGTTAGGAttggtgttttttttatttggtagCGAAGTCTATAAGAACAATACGGAAAACcacagttttttttctctctcgCATAGTGAATATATGCAGcttattaatcaatttagtAAGAGCCCCCCACTACTTCAGTTCAATTCCCCCAActttaaatttatatttaaatattcaCTCTTactcttctttttaataattgttatttttctttttctttatccCCCATCcatttatcaaatcatGTCCATTTTACCGGAAACCCAAAAAGTTGTTCTTCACAGAGAAAATGGTGATTATGATGTAATTGAATATTCAGATTTTCCAACTCCCAAGATTGAATCGTCCCATGACATTATCGTAAAGAATTCTTACGCAGGTGTCAATTTCATTGAAGCATATTTCAGAAAAGGAATTTATAAAGCAAGTTTACCTTATGTTTTCGGTAGAGAAGCTAGTGGTGAAGTTGTTGCAGTTGGAGATGAAGTCAGTACTTTGAAAGTGGGAGACAAGATTGCCTATTTATCTCCTAACACATTTGCACAATACACTAAAATCACAGACGATAATTACAAGTATATAAAGCTACCAGACAACGCaagtgatgaagaattgaagaTTTATGGGTCATTATTTTTACAAGGTTTAACAGCTTTGACATTTGTTAATGAAGCTTATAAAGTGCAAAAGGATGATTACATTCTTGTTTGGGCTGCCGCTGGTGGTGTTGGTAAAATTTTagttcaattgatttcacaACTCGGAGCTCATGTGATTGCTGTTGCATCTACACCtgagaaattgaaaatcgCTCAAGACTTGGGGGCAGAATTCTTGATTAATTCAACTTCtgatgatattgttgaaaaagttaAGGAAATTACTAATGGAGAAGGTGTTGCTGCCTCATTTGACTCTGTAGGAAAGGAtacttttgaaatttcattaaactcaattaaaagaaaaggcACTTTTGTTAGTTATGGGAATGCATCTGGACCTGTCACTCCATTCCCATTATCTATTCTTTCGCCAAAAAATATCAAGATTGCAAGACCTCAATTGTATGCATATATTGGCAATGCTGATGAATGGGACCACTACTCAACAGAATTGTTAAAGTTATTTGAGAGTGGGAAATTAAAGTTTGATATTTTCAAGACCTACGATTTGAAAGATTACGTTCAAGCTGCAAAAGATTTGGAAGGCAGAAAAACTACTGGTAAGTTAAcattaaaaatttcttaatAGTTCATGtattattgaatatttatgtaattataatttaggTCTTGACTGTTCGTACTTCATCAAATCTTGAGGAGT
Coding sequences within it:
- a CDS encoding uncharacterized protein (Putative transcription factor with zinc finger DNA-binding motif) gives rise to the protein MDFEEETTVCTICHENKSKYTCPACEIKTCSLSCYNKHKYERDCTGKVDSNKYLNRNELAADPVHLNRDYNFLNNVDRKIHVGKEDIVKSAKNVFKRTRNQSQASGNKRYKRNEEDNTDKRITAVKKIFLNDPNISIKRENTLIVSLPIGMSRSNTNKTGFDKKLNSFVWTIEWIMLNEQGEQVTKFISYRLKESLVLQDSVPMNIINNKFTKPVEKCYLKFYLHDVIHKGKMIRLNGGDKISDVLKDKIVLEYPTIYVAANDECLQDRIIDSLQLAEEEEDDTTDSSEDDSSDSESDDDDSDSGSETSSIGDGSGEDNDSDSAPEETSSKLPPFSQKFFEASAEPKPIIEEIGSNKTVEEP
- a CDS encoding NADPH:quinone reductase (Protein similar to quinone oxidoreductases; induced by benomyl treatment, nitric oxide; oxidative stress-induced via Cap1; stationary-phase enriched protein; Spider biofilm induced): MQLINQFSKSPPLLQFNSPNFKFIFKYSLLLFFLIIVIFLFLYPPSIYQIMSILPETQKVVLHRENGDYDVIEYSDFPTPKIESSHDIIVKNSYAGVNFIEAYFRKGIYKASLPYVFGREASGEVVAVGDEVSTLKVGDKIAYLSPNTFAQYTKITDDNYKYIKLPDNASDEELKIYGSLFLQGLTALTFVNEAYKVQKDDYILVWAAAGGVGKILVQLISQLGAHVIAVASTPEKLKIAQDLGAEFLINSTSDDIVEKVKEITNGEGVAASFDSVGKDTFEISLNSIKRKGTFVSYGNASGPVTPFPLSILSPKNIKIARPQLYAYIGNADEWDHYSTELLKLFESGKLKFDIFKTYDLKDYVQAAKDLEGRKTTGKLTLKIS
- a CDS encoding mitochondrial 54S ribosomal protein MRPL50 (Ortholog(s) have structural constituent of ribosome activity and mitochondrial large ribosomal subunit localization), whose translation is MLNSTIRSSLFLRNYGVLNSIRNYRPGRPKKTVSKYVQVQLLQDIPHVGVKGEIKLVKPGFMKNYLYVANKACYVNADCPPKIPVVEPEMEIKKEKVKKTKPEEETVEEIVDIVEETEPTAMSLEELSTLFSSMKKTSTKKSSNKVDKQDLQVQINDLKSDIANSAGENFVTPGQELDDTKFDKIYEVSDKLPKLITIDAKELPFGKDVVIQTIRKLTGESLDGEIAVSYLDTPEETLSEITDVGRYQVKLISADGKDFVLQTLDVEEVSK
- a CDS encoding U2 snRNP complex subunit (Ortholog(s) have RNA binding activity, role in mRNA splicing, via spliceosome and U2 snRNP, U2-type prespliceosome localization) encodes the protein MSIIFRKRLDSDRNIDASLYFGNIDPQVTELLMYELFIQFGPVKSINMPKDRILKTHQGYGFVEFKNSADAKYTMEILRGIRLYGKALKLKRIDAKSQSSTNNPNNQTIGTFVQSDLINPNYIDVGAKLFINNLNPLVDESFLMDTFSKFGTLIRNPIIRRDSEGHSLGYGFLTYDDFESSDLCIQKMNNTILMNNKIAISYAFKDLSVDGKKSRHGDQVERKLAESAKKNNLLVTKTSKAGTTKGNKRKNKPHKVTKP